The Streptomyces sp. V3I7 genome segment GACGCCCGCCGCAGCCAGGTCCGCACCGTCGACCGCTCCGAGAAGATCCGGACGTACAACTACCCGGAGAACCGCATCTCGGACCACCGCGTCGGTTTCAAGGCGTACAACCTGGACCAGGTCCTGGACGGCGAGCTCGACGCGGTCATCCAGGCCTGCGTCGACGCGGACTCGGCGGCGAAGCTCGCGGCCGCGTAGGGCGGACCGGCACGACGCCGCGCAAGGCGACAACGAAGCACCGAGCACCGGAGGACGAGCGTGCAGCATCATCTTGGGGGGCGACCCCCGAACCCCCGCGGTCTGCTGCTCGCGGAGGTGGCCCAGGCCACCCAGCGGCTGGCCGACGCCGGCGTGCCCTCGCCGCGCAACGACGCGGAGGAGCTCGCCGCCTTCGTGCACGGCGTCAAGCGCGGCCAGCTGCACATGGTCAAGGACGCCGACTTCGACGCCCGGTACTGGGAGGTCGTGGCCCGCCGCGAACAGCGCGAGCCGCTGCAGCACATCACCGGGCGCGCCTACTTCCGGTACCTGGAACTCCAGGTCGGGCCGGGCGTGTTCGTGCCGCGCCCGGAGACCGAGTCGGTGGTCGGCTGGGCCATAGACGCCGTACGCGCCATGGACGTGGTCGAGCCGCTCATCGTCGACCTGTGCACCGGCTCGGGCGCCATCGCGCTCGCGCTCGCGCAGGAGGTGCCGCGCTCGCGCGTGCACGCCGTGGAACTCTCCGACGAGGCGCTCCGCTGGACCCGCAAGAACGTGGAGGGGTCCCGGGTCGACCTGCGCCAGGGCAACGCCCTGGACGCCTTCCGCGACCTGGACGGCCAGGTCGACCTCGTCGTCTCCAACCCGCCGTACATCCCGCTCACCGAGTGGGAGCACGTCGCCCCCGAGGCCCGGGACTACGACCCCGAACTCGCCCTGTTCTCCGGCGAGGACGGCCTCGACCTGATCCGCGGCCTGGAGCGCACCGCGCACCGGCTGCTGCGCCCCGGCGGCGTCGTCGTGATCGAGCACGCCGACACCCAGGGCGGCCAGGTGCCGTGGATCTTCACCGAGGAGCGGGGCTGGGCCGACGCGGCCGACCACCCCGACCTCAACAACCGCCCGCGGTTCGCGACCGCCCGCAAGGCGCTGCCGTGAGCGTCCCGAAGGCAGTTTTTCCTGAAGTCCCGCAGTACGTGTACTTCGTGTACGAGGAGGCCCGCTAGACATGGCACGGCGATACGACACCAATGACGCGACCGACCGTGTGACGGGTCTGCGCGAGGCCTCCTCCGCCGTCCGCCGGGGCGAGCTCGTGGTGCTGCCGACCGACACGCTGTACGGCATCGGCGCCGACGCCTTCTCCGCGGAGGCCGTCGCCGACCTGCTCGCCGCCAAGGGCCGGGGGCGCAACATGCCCACCCCTGTCCTCATCGGCTCCCCGAACACGCTGCACGGCCTCGTCACGGACTTCTCCGAGCAGGCCTGGGAGCTCGTCGACGCGTTCTGGCCGGGCGGCCTGACGCTCGTCGCCCGGCACCAGCCGTCCCTGCAGTGGGACCTCGGGGACACCCGGGGCACCGTCGCCGTGCGCATGCCGCTGCACCCGGTCGCCATCGAGCTGCTCACCGAGGTCGGCCCCATGGCCGTGTCCTCGGCGAACCTCTCCGGCCACGCCGCCCCCGAGGACTGCGACGCGGCCCAGCGGATGCTCGGCGACTCCGTCTCCGTGTACCTCGACGCCGGCCCGACGCCCGGCAACGTCCCGTCGTCGATCGTCGACGTCACCGGCGCCGTGCCCGTGCTGCTGCGCGAGGGCGCCCTGACCGCGGACGAGCTGCGCAAGGTCGTACCCGACCTCGAGGTGGCGAATTGACAGCCCCTGGAGCGGGGCGCGGCATAGGCCTTGGGGAAAGCCCCGCGGAGATCACGACGACGTTCGGGTTTCCGCGCGACACCTTCCGCATCCTTCACGTCAGCACCGGCAATGTGTGCCGCTCGCCGATCACCGAGCGGCTGACCCGCCATTTCGTGGCGGAGCGGCTCGGCGTACTCGGCGGCCCGCTGGTCGTCGAGAGCGCGGGCACCTGGGGCCACGAGGGTGCGCCCATGGAGGCCCACGCGGAGACCGTGCTCGCCGAGTTCGGCGCCGACCCGGGCGGCTTCACGGGCCGTGAACTCCTCGACGACCACGTGATCATGGCGGACCTGGTGCTGACCGCGACCCGCGACCACCGAGCCCAGGTGATCTCCATGGGCCACTCCGCGGGCCTGCGCACCTTCACGCTGAAGGAGTTCACCCGCCTGGTCCGCGCGATCGACCCGACGACCCTGCCGTCCCTGGACGACGGGGTGGTCACCCGCGCCCGCGCCCTGGTCCGCGCCGCCGCCGCCCTGCGCGGCTGGCTCCTGGCCCCGGACGCCGAGGCCGACGAGGTCCACGACCCCTACGGCGCCCCACTGCCCTTCTTCCGCTCCGTCGGCGACGAGATACACGACGCCCTGGACCCGGTGGTGACGGCGCTGACCGGGGTGCCTGCGCGGATGTGACGCGGGCGGGGCCCTCCGGGAGCGAGGGGGCGTGGGGGATCGGTCCCCTATGGCGTACCGCTGACGTTCTTGCGTCCGGTCGGGGGGCGAGATACACGACGCCCTGGACCCGGTGGTGACGGCGCTGACCGGGGTGCCTGCGCGGATGTAGCTGACGGGCGGTCCGTGTGGATGGGGTGTGTCCGCGCGGATGTGGTGTGTCCGCGCGGATGTGGTGCGTCCGCGCGGATGTGGGGCCGGGCGGCTTTTGTCGGGGGAGTGGTGGCGATACCGGGCGCCGCGTATCGCCCGGGCCTACATTGGACCTACGCCGGACCCATGTCCCCGCCGTCGCCCGGGAGCCCACCATGGCGGTCACCCCTACCCTTGAGACGGACGTCCTGCGCCACCAGGACCCCGAAGTCGCCGAGATCCTGCTCGCGGAGCGCACGCGGCAGGCGACGACGCTCCAGCTGATCGCCGCCGAGAACTTCGCGTCCCCGGCCGTCCTGGCCGCGCTCGGCTCCCCGCTCGCCAACAAGTACGCCGAGGGCTACCCCGGCGCCCGCCACCACGGCGGCTGCGAGCTGGCCGACGTCGCCGAGCGGGTCGCCGTCGACCGCGCCACGGCGCTGTTCGGTGCCGCCCACGCCAACGTCCAGCCGCACTCCGGCT includes the following:
- the prmC gene encoding peptide chain release factor N(5)-glutamine methyltransferase; this translates as MLLAEVAQATQRLADAGVPSPRNDAEELAAFVHGVKRGQLHMVKDADFDARYWEVVARREQREPLQHITGRAYFRYLELQVGPGVFVPRPETESVVGWAIDAVRAMDVVEPLIVDLCTGSGAIALALAQEVPRSRVHAVELSDEALRWTRKNVEGSRVDLRQGNALDAFRDLDGQVDLVVSNPPYIPLTEWEHVAPEARDYDPELALFSGEDGLDLIRGLERTAHRLLRPGGVVVIEHADTQGGQVPWIFTEERGWADAADHPDLNNRPRFATARKALP
- a CDS encoding L-threonylcarbamoyladenylate synthase, whose translation is MARRYDTNDATDRVTGLREASSAVRRGELVVLPTDTLYGIGADAFSAEAVADLLAAKGRGRNMPTPVLIGSPNTLHGLVTDFSEQAWELVDAFWPGGLTLVARHQPSLQWDLGDTRGTVAVRMPLHPVAIELLTEVGPMAVSSANLSGHAAPEDCDAAQRMLGDSVSVYLDAGPTPGNVPSSIVDVTGAVPVLLREGALTADELRKVVPDLEVAN
- a CDS encoding protein-tyrosine-phosphatase, translating into MTAPGAGRGIGLGESPAEITTTFGFPRDTFRILHVSTGNVCRSPITERLTRHFVAERLGVLGGPLVVESAGTWGHEGAPMEAHAETVLAEFGADPGGFTGRELLDDHVIMADLVLTATRDHRAQVISMGHSAGLRTFTLKEFTRLVRAIDPTTLPSLDDGVVTRARALVRAAAALRGWLLAPDAEADEVHDPYGAPLPFFRSVGDEIHDALDPVVTALTGVPARM